Proteins encoded together in one Falco biarmicus isolate bFalBia1 chromosome 4, bFalBia1.pri, whole genome shotgun sequence window:
- the E4F1 gene encoding transcription factor E4F1 isoform X4: MVVPSVEESITVAHIVVEASSIAEEISNASAIVGSGHIKEVIVAGDHVFENPNGHIDGEVTEEQGNPDDQEQDISTELIKVKLLVNKEGRYVCELCQKTFKTASILKAHMITHSSRKDYECKLCGTSFRTKGSLIRHHRRHTDERPYKCKKCGKSFRESGALTRHLKSLTPCTEKIRFNMNKEIVVNKDDLPTGSCSSNADTVSSIASESIETSPVIHLVTDAKGNVLHEVHVQMQELPVVDAKSLDQDQSHPEELPCEGEVNSENLLRQAMRNSGIVIERVAMEEMQKPDEPAVAATEELENEVVEAEEEPCGEQCVEVEQAESTDAERTNGYKNYVCPHCNEAFSEATALETHIKGHLDYKPFKCDECGKEFTKGYLLKKHQEVHVNERRFRCGECGKLYKTIAHVKGHRRVHSDERPYSCPKCGKRYKTKNAQQVHFRTHLEDKPYVCQYCSRGFREKGSLVRHIRHHTGEKPFKCYKCGRGFAEHGTLNRHLKTKGGCLLALKEVEEVMVSEESQSADNLAATVISEDPHTVLVEFSSVVADTQEYIIETATEDMETSEATEIIEGTRHEVDSHIMKVVQQIVNQANSGHQIIVQNVTVAENSEVTTDAADTITIATPESLTEQVAMTLASAIGEGTVLTTEGSIETEEATVTMVASEDIEIMEHAGEFVIASQEGEVEVQTVIV; encoded by the exons ATG GTCGTTCCTTCTGTTGAGGAGTCGATAACTGTTGCTCATATAGTCGTCGAAGCATCTTCAATAGCAGAGGAAATCAGCAACGCATCTGCTATAGTAG GTAGTGGGCACATCAAAGAAGTCATTGTTGCAGGAGACCACGTTTTCGAAAACCCAAATGGTCACATAGATGGGGAAGTCACTGAAGAGCAAGGCAACCCTGACGACCAGGAGCAGGATATTTCCACAGAACTGATAAAGGTTAAGCTGCTGGTCAACAAAGAAGGGCGATATGTATGCGAGTTATGTcagaagacatttaaaaca GCCAGCATCCTCAAAGCTCACATGATtactcacagcagcagaaaggactATGAATGTAAACTTTGTGGGACTTCCTTCAGGACAAAAGGGTCTCTGATTCGACACCATCGGCGTCACACTG ATGAAAGACCTTACAAATGCAAGAAATGTGGGAAAAGCTTCCGGGAATCAGGAGCTTTGACTCGGCACCTGAAATCTCTGACACCCTGCACTGAAAAAATTCGCTTCAACATGAACAAAGAAATAGTAGTCAATAAAGATGATTTGCCAACAG GATCCTGCAGTTCAAACGCAGACACTGTTTCATCAATAGCAAGTGAATCCATCGAGACCTCACCCGTCATTCATCTTGTGACGGATGCAAAAGGCAACGTTCTTCACGAAGTCCACGTCCAAATGCAGGAACTTCCTGTTGTAGATGCGAAATCCCTGGACCAAGAT CAGTCGCATCCTGAGGAGCTGCCGTGTGAGGGGGAAGTGAACAGTGAGAATCTGCTGAGGCAGGCCATGAGGAATTCGGGTATTGTGATAGAGAGAGTCGCTATGGAGGAAATGCAAAAGCCAGATGAGCCTGCTGTAGCTGCTACAGAAGAACTAGAAAACGAAGTGGTGGAGGCAGAAGAGGAGCCATGTGGGGAACAATGTGTTGAAGTAGAACAAGCAGAGTCT ACAGATGCAGAAAGAACAAATGGGTACAAAAATTATGTTTGCCCTCACTGTAATGAAGCCTTCAGTGAAGCTACTGCCCTTGAAACACACATCAAAGGTCATTTAG aTTACAAGCCTTTTAAGTGTGACGAGTGTGGCAAAGAGTTCACAAAGGGCTACCTGCTAAAAAAGCATCAAGAGGTGCACGTGAATGAACGGCGTTTCCGCTGTGGAGAGTGTGGCAAGCTCTACAAGACCATTGCACATGTGAAGGGGCATCGGAGAGTGCATTCTGATGAGCGGCCGTATTCCTGTCCGAAGTGTGGCAAGCGGTACAAGACAAAG AATGCTCAGCAAGTTCATTTCCGTACGCACTTAGAGGATAAGCCTTATGTCTGTCAGTACTGCAGTCGGGGCTTTCGGGAAAAGGGCTCGCTGGTCCGTCACATCCGCCATCACACGGGAGAAAAGCCTTTTAAGTGTTACAAGTGCGGGCGAGGGTTTGCAGAGCACGGTACTCTCAACAGGCACTTAAAAACCAAAg GTGGCTGCCTCCTTGCTTTGAAAGAGGTGGAAGAAGTGATGGTGTCTGAGGAAAGTCAGTCAGCTGACAACTTAGCTGCAACAGTCATTTCTGAAGATCCTCACACTGTGCTGGTAGAGTTTTCTTCAGTGGTGGCGGACACTCAGGAATACATCATTGAG ACTGCTACTGAAGACATGGAGACCAGTGAAGCTACTGAAATAATAGAGGGAACAAGACATGAG GTTGACAGCCACATTATGAAGGTTGTGCAACAAATAGTAAATCAAGCAAACTCTGGTCACCAGATCATTGTACAGAATGTCACTGTGGCGGAAAACTCTGAAGTCACCACAGATGCTGCAGACACCATCACCATTGCGACCCCTGAAAGCCTCACGGAGCAGGTCGCAATGACACTGGCTTCTGCCATCGGAGAAGGAACAGTGCTGACTACAGAGGGGAGCATCGAGACAGAAGAAGCAACGGTGACAATGGTGGCATCGGAGGATATTGAAATAATGGAACATGCAGGAGAGTTTGTGATTGCTTCCCAGGAGGGGGAGGTGGAAGTCCAGACTGTGATTGTGTAA